A window from Opitutia bacterium ISCC 52 encodes these proteins:
- a CDS encoding aldo/keto reductase, with product MKQRILRGTGATVSQVCLGTMTFGQQVDEKEADRILGIAMDGGVNFVDTADVYVNGESETITGNILQGKRDQVVLASKVGSPSEDENPRTSGLNKWHILKGVEESLKRLKTDCLDILYLHRPDRSTPVEEALEACDLLVQQGKVHYMATSNHSSWKMMELDLKSGQHGYSRPCITQLPYNLITRGIEDECLEYCDTHKVGLIVYNALAAGLLTGKHQAEKPVEGSRFDYSQMYFDRYFNDTNFQAIAALSQVADHAGISLAELALRWLAAQPLVDSILLGASRGEQMEQNLKSLEGGLDAEVLKACDQVWERIRGGHFRYYR from the coding sequence ATGAAACAAAGAATTTTACGAGGAACGGGTGCCACGGTATCTCAGGTTTGTTTGGGAACGATGACCTTTGGTCAGCAAGTGGACGAGAAAGAGGCTGATCGCATTTTGGGAATTGCCATGGATGGCGGTGTTAACTTTGTCGATACGGCTGATGTTTATGTAAACGGCGAGTCCGAAACAATCACTGGCAATATCTTGCAGGGAAAACGAGACCAGGTTGTTTTGGCGAGCAAGGTTGGCTCTCCCAGTGAAGATGAAAATCCCCGAACCAGCGGTTTGAACAAGTGGCATATTTTAAAAGGGGTGGAGGAGTCGTTGAAACGATTGAAGACCGACTGTTTGGATATCCTATATCTGCATCGTCCCGATCGAAGCACACCCGTTGAAGAAGCACTCGAAGCCTGCGACTTGTTGGTGCAACAAGGTAAGGTTCATTATATGGCCACTTCTAATCATTCCTCTTGGAAGATGATGGAACTAGATTTGAAGAGCGGCCAGCACGGCTATTCCAGACCGTGTATCACTCAATTACCTTATAACTTGATTACACGTGGTATAGAGGATGAGTGTCTTGAGTATTGTGACACTCACAAGGTTGGGCTTATTGTATACAACGCGTTGGCTGCGGGACTTTTGACAGGCAAACATCAGGCGGAAAAGCCAGTCGAGGGATCGCGCTTCGATTACTCGCAAATGTATTTCGATCGTTATTTCAACGATACTAACTTTCAGGCAATTGCGGCCTTGTCCCAAGTGGCAGACCATGCAGGCATCAGCCTTGCCGAGCTGGCGCTTCGGTGGCTCGCTGCACAACCCTTAGTAGATTCGATTCTCCTGGGAGCAAGTCGCGGCGAGCAAATGGAACAAAACCTCAAGTCGCTCGAGGGTGGTTTAGATGCGGAAGTTCTCAAAGCCTGTGATCAGGTCTGGGAGCGCATTCGCGGTGGGCATTTCCGCTACTATCGTTGA
- a CDS encoding SMP-30/gluconolactonase/LRE family protein, giving the protein MQILPLCLRLLILLVLSLVYVSAADDYVLGPDSMPQAGVPEGSVEKLFFNDSKIYPGTERDWWIYVPAQYDPSKPACLMVWQDGGSRVTRNGQWRVPVVFDNLIHKGEMPVTMGVFINPGVVPAPHENATARYNRSFEYDSMGDRYARFLIEEMIPQVEAKYNISDDPNDRAIAGASSGAIAAFGVAWNRPDAFRRVFSTIGTYVGLRGGDGYPTLIRKTEPKPLRVFLQDGSNDLNLYGGGWWEANLDMFASLKFSNYEVKNAWGDGGHNSKHGGSILPDALRWLWKPKTIKVGSMDNRRTQILIEGEDWELVSEGHKFTEGPAVNTKGELFFTDLRTSEIFKVDLNGKVSLFAKDTAKANGLMFGADGRLYACANGDKEIVAYEMDGTKTTIVNGHPSNDLVILPTGGYFTSPGEGKVYYFTFDGKVKVVDEGLEQPNGVMVSPDQTLLIILDTSDRYGYSYQIQPDGSLAYKQKYYHLHRDDNQTKSGGDGLTVDVEGRVYFTTHAGLQVSDQPGRVHQIWEKPQSGWLSNAVFGGPEMNYIYITITDKVYRRKTSTSGFLPFLDPIKPPRPRL; this is encoded by the coding sequence ATGCAAATCTTACCCCTGTGCTTACGATTGTTAATTCTCCTTGTTCTTTCGCTGGTTTATGTGTCCGCAGCGGATGATTACGTTCTTGGGCCGGACTCGATGCCGCAAGCTGGCGTACCAGAAGGTTCGGTTGAAAAACTGTTTTTTAATGACAGCAAGATCTACCCTGGAACTGAACGAGATTGGTGGATCTACGTGCCAGCCCAGTATGATCCTTCGAAGCCTGCTTGTTTGATGGTCTGGCAGGATGGGGGTAGTCGAGTGACTCGGAATGGGCAGTGGCGTGTGCCCGTTGTCTTTGATAATTTGATTCATAAAGGGGAGATGCCGGTGACGATGGGTGTGTTTATTAACCCGGGTGTGGTTCCGGCTCCCCATGAGAATGCAACTGCCCGCTACAATCGAAGTTTTGAATACGACAGCATGGGGGATCGCTATGCTCGCTTTCTCATTGAAGAGATGATTCCTCAGGTCGAGGCCAAGTATAATATCAGTGATGATCCTAACGATCGTGCGATTGCGGGAGCGAGTTCAGGAGCCATTGCTGCATTCGGAGTAGCCTGGAATAGACCGGATGCTTTTCGTCGCGTTTTTAGCACGATTGGCACCTATGTCGGATTACGAGGCGGAGACGGTTATCCGACCTTAATTCGCAAAACGGAACCCAAGCCCTTGCGTGTGTTTCTTCAAGATGGATCCAATGACTTGAATCTCTATGGCGGGGGTTGGTGGGAAGCGAACTTGGATATGTTCGCTTCACTCAAATTCTCCAACTACGAAGTGAAGAATGCCTGGGGAGATGGAGGTCATAACTCTAAACATGGCGGATCCATTCTTCCGGATGCGCTCCGCTGGTTGTGGAAACCGAAGACGATCAAGGTTGGATCCATGGACAATCGGCGCACTCAAATTCTAATCGAAGGTGAAGACTGGGAGTTGGTCAGCGAAGGGCATAAGTTTACCGAAGGTCCGGCAGTGAATACGAAGGGTGAACTGTTCTTTACGGATCTTCGGACTAGCGAAATCTTCAAAGTCGATCTAAATGGCAAGGTGAGTCTTTTTGCGAAGGACACAGCAAAAGCCAATGGGTTGATGTTTGGCGCAGATGGAAGACTGTATGCCTGTGCCAACGGGGATAAAGAGATTGTCGCCTATGAAATGGACGGCACAAAAACAACGATTGTTAACGGACATCCGAGTAATGATTTAGTCATACTTCCTACGGGGGGATATTTTACATCCCCAGGAGAAGGAAAGGTCTATTACTTCACGTTCGATGGTAAAGTGAAGGTTGTAGATGAAGGTCTGGAGCAGCCGAATGGAGTGATGGTATCCCCTGACCAAACCTTGCTGATCATTTTGGATACTTCCGATCGGTACGGATATTCCTATCAAATTCAGCCGGATGGGTCGTTGGCCTATAAACAGAAATACTATCACCTCCACCGGGATGACAATCAGACTAAGAGTGGTGGGGATGGTCTAACCGTCGATGTTGAAGGACGCGTATATTTTACCACCCATGCGGGGCTCCAGGTTAGCGATCAACCGGGGCGTGTTCATCAAATCTGGGAGAAGCCACAATCTGGCTGGTTGTCCAATGCGGTATTCGGCGGACCGGAGATGAATTACATCTACATCACCATCACGGATAAAGTGTATCGTAGAAAGACATCCACGAGTGGTTTTTTGCCGTTTCTGGATCCTATCAAACCGCCGAGACCCCGCCTTTGA
- a CDS encoding serine protease → MAYSLVWSANDIENFSDSTQHVVGGVDAAIEEYPWMAALVSTSIEGNTRQFCGATAIAPYWVLTAGHCVDKAASPESFKIVFGTADLENEETAQVFYPKSILIHSDYINSYTKDNDIALIQLREPLPESIPKVPLSSDLSLEMPGVTARLVGWGITNSDFRDRQDTLILQQVDMTIVSQEFANLPEYYDGRVRENVIPAGDIEPYHSSGSGDSGGPLLSFNDTLDRWEQIGISNYGAGCAKPENPISAYARISTHMEWINNILNNDFLSWTNRFELTELGYNEGDDNSPLLEYIFDLDPTVIDQPKTELAITRSHGESLAAGTLRLRNTVPLINVNREWSSDLQNWETLQHDHDEISKEPVQGSNLSRYKIPIIISNSDPGFYRISHEDNGGIIHGPHTIRVGSSLKGLFNRGIDAAGPTHFDYLIDTMGSLRSIRVAAESDIDQPISIKVVEIETGRLMIDWSGASNPDSSPYPFGEGFWPEEGNQYLLRVSSIDYTLPQSFVIHLDHVEGLINSSSFEICMGELTADDFSFKRLNHYGDTFISDFAANSIFKIEVRTDDLDQLIFLQDAATGELIEEIDQKPSGETESVLVRFDKNRKLFVTIASFESNDTGAYEYQLSHFTEKKFIQADEKTIGLIHSADKTTELGGIEYYLEEIDLLNVHNPAGITVKITGYGSYYPSYLIYNLTTGETIHSAVARCDDRSYYFNPVTSNNYRVVILASKSRLGDNYELEIVKGDIQNEVDTEAAILSSKQEQDLPTEGDLEWHVIHQVYQTP, encoded by the coding sequence TTGGCATACTCTCTTGTCTGGTCAGCAAATGATATTGAAAACTTTTCTGACTCGACCCAACACGTTGTGGGAGGAGTCGATGCCGCAATCGAGGAATACCCCTGGATGGCTGCCCTCGTTTCGACAAGTATTGAAGGAAACACGCGACAATTTTGCGGCGCGACTGCTATCGCCCCTTATTGGGTTTTAACGGCAGGACATTGTGTGGATAAAGCCGCATCGCCGGAGAGCTTCAAAATAGTATTTGGAACAGCCGACCTCGAAAACGAGGAGACGGCCCAGGTATTTTACCCCAAATCCATTCTCATTCACTCCGACTACATCAATAGCTACACGAAGGATAATGATATTGCTCTGATCCAACTGAGAGAACCTCTACCCGAATCGATTCCCAAAGTACCACTTTCCTCCGATCTATCTTTAGAAATGCCAGGAGTCACAGCCCGGCTGGTAGGCTGGGGAATTACAAATTCCGATTTCCGAGACCGTCAGGACACCTTGATTCTACAGCAAGTAGATATGACAATCGTTAGCCAGGAGTTTGCAAACCTCCCTGAGTACTACGACGGACGAGTACGTGAAAACGTGATACCCGCGGGGGATATCGAACCTTATCATTCGAGCGGCTCTGGTGACAGTGGTGGACCATTACTCTCCTTCAATGATACATTGGATCGATGGGAACAAATAGGTATTTCCAACTACGGTGCCGGATGTGCCAAACCTGAAAATCCAATTTCAGCCTATGCTAGAATCTCTACCCACATGGAATGGATAAACAATATCCTGAATAATGATTTCCTGAGCTGGACGAACCGATTTGAGCTGACTGAACTCGGCTACAATGAGGGTGATGATAATAGCCCGCTCCTGGAATATATTTTTGATCTCGATCCAACGGTGATTGATCAACCCAAGACTGAATTGGCTATTACAAGATCCCATGGAGAGAGTTTGGCAGCAGGCACTCTCCGTCTCCGGAACACGGTTCCTCTCATTAACGTAAACCGGGAATGGTCGAGCGACTTACAGAACTGGGAAACGCTACAGCATGACCATGACGAAATCTCCAAAGAACCCGTTCAGGGCTCAAATTTAAGCCGATACAAGATCCCCATTATCATAAGCAATTCCGACCCCGGTTTCTACAGAATTTCTCACGAAGACAATGGCGGCATTATACACGGTCCCCATACCATACGAGTGGGCTCTTCTCTGAAAGGGCTTTTCAACCGAGGAATCGATGCTGCCGGACCGACCCATTTCGATTACTTAATCGATACCATGGGCTCACTTAGATCCATTCGAGTAGCAGCAGAGTCGGATATTGATCAACCGATCTCAATCAAAGTGGTGGAAATTGAAACTGGTAGGCTCATGATCGATTGGTCGGGGGCCAGTAACCCTGATAGCTCGCCATACCCCTTCGGCGAAGGTTTCTGGCCAGAGGAAGGAAACCAATACCTGCTTAGGGTTTCATCCATCGACTACACCCTGCCTCAAAGCTTTGTAATCCATCTGGATCATGTTGAGGGCCTCATCAATTCTAGTTCATTTGAAATCTGCATGGGCGAACTCACAGCTGATGACTTCAGTTTCAAGCGCTTGAATCATTATGGAGATACATTCATATCTGATTTTGCTGCAAATTCTATTTTCAAAATCGAAGTAAGAACGGATGATCTAGATCAGCTCATCTTTTTGCAAGACGCGGCTACTGGGGAGCTAATTGAAGAAATAGATCAAAAGCCTTCAGGCGAGACTGAGTCCGTGCTAGTGCGTTTTGACAAAAACCGAAAACTCTTTGTCACCATCGCCTCTTTCGAAAGTAATGATACTGGCGCTTATGAGTATCAATTGAGTCACTTTACAGAAAAAAAGTTTATTCAAGCAGACGAAAAAACCATTGGGCTCATTCACAGTGCCGATAAAACAACAGAACTCGGCGGCATTGAGTATTACTTAGAGGAAATTGACCTACTTAACGTCCATAACCCGGCGGGAATCACAGTGAAGATCACGGGATATGGCAGTTATTATCCTTCTTACTTGATATACAACCTGACAACTGGTGAAACCATCCACAGTGCGGTAGCTCGTTGTGACGATCGATCCTACTACTTCAATCCAGTTACATCGAACAACTACCGAGTTGTCATACTCGCTTCCAAAAGCAGACTTGGAGATAATTACGAACTGGAAATAGTCAAAGGAGATATTCAGAACGAAGTTGATACAGAAGCAGCTATTTTAAGTTCAAAACAGGAACAAGATCTTCCAACTGAAGGTGATTTAGAATGGCATGTGATTCACCAAGTCTACCAGACCCCCTAA
- a CDS encoding aldehyde dehydrogenase family protein — protein sequence MSAIEQFSKLEAGMPVFLGGDKWVRVDQSLAEAFQPGDSLAVAPKTGQLLHIPANEQNIATHAVSLALDAFGKMGSVTDQQISQFFASFADALDDDDTWAKIQKINEDDVAAAKARGRSTTRLEATEKLRRGMIDGLRVWILAPSRRGQIIETVQHEGFRVELVGAALGVVAFVFEGRPNVLADACGVLRGGNTVVFRIGSDALKTAKAIMDLALNPALEKSGLPVGAASLVESAAHAAGWAMFSDDRLSLAVARGSGQAVDTLGSLARRAGVSTSLHGTGGAWIMASKHADKEQFAEAIFKSLDRKVCNTLNTCCIERSQAEELVPVFLESLEKAGQQRGHHFKLHVVEGDESHLPAELFDETVSIGRAEGLVEEKQAQSIARDQLGHEWEWEDSPEVTLVLVGSIDEAVSLFNEYSPHFVGSLISGDASEQERFYSTLNAPFIGNDFTRWVDGQYALKKPELGLSSWESGRLFGRGSILSGDSVFTVRTRHVKE from the coding sequence ATGAGCGCAATTGAGCAATTTAGTAAACTGGAGGCCGGAATGCCGGTCTTTCTGGGTGGTGACAAATGGGTCCGGGTGGATCAGTCCTTGGCTGAAGCATTTCAACCGGGCGATTCACTTGCTGTGGCTCCCAAGACAGGACAGCTTTTGCATATTCCAGCCAACGAACAGAACATTGCCACCCATGCCGTTTCTCTAGCTTTGGATGCGTTTGGCAAAATGGGTTCTGTGACGGACCAACAGATTAGTCAGTTTTTTGCCTCTTTTGCCGATGCCTTGGATGATGATGATACCTGGGCGAAAATTCAGAAGATCAATGAAGACGATGTTGCAGCTGCCAAGGCTCGTGGTCGATCAACGACTCGGTTAGAAGCTACGGAAAAGCTACGTCGTGGTATGATTGATGGGCTCCGGGTTTGGATCCTAGCACCATCGCGAAGAGGGCAAATCATCGAGACAGTGCAGCACGAAGGATTCCGCGTGGAATTAGTGGGCGCCGCCCTGGGAGTTGTCGCTTTCGTTTTTGAAGGTCGGCCCAATGTCTTAGCGGATGCATGCGGTGTGCTACGCGGAGGAAACACCGTTGTATTTCGAATCGGCAGCGACGCGCTTAAGACGGCTAAAGCCATTATGGATTTGGCGCTGAACCCCGCTCTGGAAAAATCCGGATTACCGGTGGGCGCAGCCAGTTTGGTCGAAAGTGCCGCTCATGCAGCTGGATGGGCGATGTTCTCCGACGATCGATTATCGTTAGCGGTTGCGCGCGGATCAGGACAGGCGGTTGACACGCTTGGAAGCCTGGCGCGTCGCGCTGGCGTTTCCACAAGTTTGCATGGAACAGGTGGGGCTTGGATTATGGCATCGAAGCATGCAGATAAGGAGCAATTTGCCGAAGCTATCTTTAAGTCTCTGGATCGGAAAGTCTGCAATACCTTGAACACTTGTTGTATCGAACGGAGCCAGGCGGAGGAGTTAGTGCCAGTCTTTCTGGAGAGTTTAGAAAAAGCGGGCCAGCAACGCGGCCACCATTTTAAGCTCCATGTCGTTGAGGGCGACGAGTCGCACTTGCCTGCTGAACTCTTCGATGAGACGGTTTCCATCGGTCGTGCCGAAGGCCTGGTTGAAGAAAAGCAAGCTCAGTCTATTGCTCGTGATCAACTCGGTCATGAATGGGAGTGGGAAGATTCGCCCGAAGTGACTCTGGTGCTCGTTGGTTCAATAGACGAAGCAGTGTCGTTGTTCAATGAATACAGCCCACATTTTGTTGGGTCGTTGATCAGTGGCGATGCCTCGGAGCAGGAGAGATTTTATTCAACCCTGAACGCGCCCTTTATCGGAAATGATTTCACCCGGTGGGTAGATGGACAGTATGCGCTTAAGAAGCCTGAGCTTGGTCTTTCAAGTTGGGAGAGCGGGCGCCTTTTTGGTCGTGGATCGATATTGAGTGGCGACAGTGTATTCACGGTACGGACACGTCACGTGAAAGAGTAG
- a CDS encoding SpoIIE family protein phosphatase: MLGDAECGSPALRRRSDNSDPSQLKAALSAAYAAGKASDTHSPLEPGYHSSHLFWRLMESLPDHVYFKDLDSKFICVNRAHALFNGFANAEEVIGKSDFDIFQERFAQVKFESEKEIIRSGEGWSFREERDRQSDGSEKWVLSTKLPLKDASGKIVGTFGLSRDITESKKVEIELEHQRHLLQTIVRILPCRVFVRDTEQRFLLVNEEYRKGIGVESDQALIGKRISEIKPGERAELLEARDIEIIQKDQAINNQMDFNKSLMGDKRWVLTSKVPLHDAEGKVEGVVGMTLDITEQKEAEEEARRANAQLQKQNQQLETELQVARQLQETLMASGFDGEPKYSVSCDEWSFEASYLYSPSHHLAGDFFYIIPITKDKVGILVCDVMGHGVKASLVTMLIRGLLLEIPTALSSPARVLKHLNDKIIPLADDANFPRFVTAVYTVFNLSKGEILIANAGHPEPLWYVRDEHGNHFEGCPVREMGPALGMFPDEKFKATRLKLDQMTELLFFTDGLIEQKQCDGQEWGVDNLVKTVERVKDEPLSDQLKLVTEALHSACESDHLDDDVCLVAIRLQPNNS; this comes from the coding sequence TTGCTTGGAGACGCTGAATGTGGATCTCCAGCACTCCGAAGACGAAGCGATAACTCTGATCCAAGTCAGTTGAAGGCCGCTCTTTCCGCGGCCTATGCTGCTGGCAAAGCGAGTGATACGCACTCTCCACTTGAACCGGGATATCATTCCTCCCATTTGTTTTGGCGCTTGATGGAGTCCTTGCCCGACCATGTGTATTTCAAGGATCTGGATAGCAAATTTATTTGTGTGAACCGTGCGCATGCCCTTTTTAATGGCTTTGCAAATGCTGAAGAGGTCATTGGGAAATCTGACTTTGACATTTTTCAGGAACGTTTTGCCCAAGTGAAATTTGAGTCGGAAAAGGAGATTATTCGTTCGGGTGAAGGATGGAGCTTTCGAGAGGAGCGAGATCGACAAAGCGACGGGAGTGAAAAATGGGTTTTGTCCACCAAGCTCCCCCTGAAAGATGCGTCGGGAAAAATTGTAGGCACCTTTGGCCTGTCGCGCGATATCACGGAAAGTAAGAAAGTGGAGATCGAGCTGGAGCATCAACGTCATCTGCTTCAGACGATTGTACGAATCCTTCCTTGTCGGGTGTTTGTTCGCGATACCGAGCAACGCTTCCTTTTGGTCAATGAAGAATACCGAAAAGGAATTGGGGTCGAGTCGGATCAAGCGTTGATTGGGAAGAGAATCTCTGAAATCAAGCCGGGTGAGCGTGCTGAGTTACTGGAAGCGCGCGATATAGAAATCATTCAAAAGGACCAGGCGATCAATAATCAGATGGATTTCAATAAAAGTCTGATGGGGGACAAACGATGGGTGCTGACTTCCAAGGTTCCTCTTCATGACGCGGAAGGGAAAGTAGAGGGTGTTGTTGGAATGACGCTGGATATTACCGAGCAAAAAGAAGCGGAAGAAGAAGCGCGTCGGGCGAATGCCCAGTTGCAAAAGCAGAACCAGCAATTGGAAACGGAGTTGCAGGTAGCCAGGCAGTTGCAAGAGACCCTCATGGCGAGTGGCTTCGATGGCGAACCCAAGTATTCAGTCAGTTGTGACGAATGGTCTTTTGAGGCGAGCTATCTGTATTCGCCCAGCCACCACCTAGCTGGTGATTTCTTTTACATTATTCCGATCACCAAAGACAAAGTGGGCATCCTCGTGTGCGATGTCATGGGGCACGGCGTTAAGGCTTCTCTAGTTACGATGTTAATTCGAGGGTTGTTACTCGAGATTCCAACTGCGCTTTCCAGTCCGGCACGGGTATTAAAGCATTTGAATGATAAGATCATTCCTCTGGCCGACGATGCCAACTTCCCCAGATTCGTAACCGCCGTTTATACGGTTTTCAATCTGTCCAAGGGAGAGATCTTGATTGCAAATGCGGGGCATCCTGAACCTCTTTGGTATGTTCGTGATGAACATGGAAATCATTTTGAAGGGTGCCCGGTTCGTGAAATGGGGCCGGCTTTGGGAATGTTTCCTGATGAGAAGTTCAAGGCGACTCGGCTTAAGTTGGACCAAATGACGGAGTTGCTGTTTTTTACAGACGGTCTGATTGAACAAAAGCAGTGTGATGGCCAGGAGTGGGGAGTAGACAATTTGGTGAAAACGGTGGAGCGCGTGAAGGACGAGCCTCTCTCGGACCAGCTCAAGCTGGTCACCGAAGCGCTGCATTCTGCTTGTGAGAGCGATCACCTGGATGATGACGTGTGTCTGGTGGCCATTCGACTGCAGCCCAATAACTCGTAA
- a CDS encoding Gfo/Idh/MocA family oxidoreductase, protein MKRRTFIKTSALAASAFYIGSSRAYAASDELRIAVIGLNGKGKSAIKDVFRTDGASLVTICDADTDVMAKRAAEIEKDHGVKVQQVQDYRRVLDDPNIDAITITTPNHWHALMAIQGCQAGKDIYCEKPVCHNIWEGRRIIEAQKKYGRIVQSGLQNRSDDGLLEAFPAIMSGEFGKIQMARGLCYKNRKGIGKRSTPLIPGKNVDYDLWLGPAKDEPIYRDKLHYDWHWSWNTGNGDIGNQGPHEFDLIRWVLGDPGHPSEVVSFGGRFGWKDAGVTPNMHIASLKFGDIPVLFEVRDLYINPDTPAASNYKGHRIGVVITCEGGEFRGGRGGGSIYDENNKKVKTWKGDAGFDHYPNFVRAVKSRKQDSLRCPIETGYMSSVLPHMCNISYRAGQEVAPKRVENFVSKDDTLQETYERFNKHLGDWNVDFKSEKWNMGKKLRFDANKEQFKGNNELAKSANSMIKDNYRSKFSVPTAV, encoded by the coding sequence ATGAAAAGAAGAACCTTCATTAAAACCTCAGCCCTCGCGGCCAGTGCCTTTTATATTGGCTCGTCCAGAGCTTATGCCGCCAGCGATGAACTCCGAATTGCCGTAATCGGACTAAACGGAAAAGGAAAGTCCGCCATCAAGGATGTGTTCCGCACAGACGGCGCAAGCCTCGTAACCATTTGTGACGCAGATACCGATGTGATGGCTAAACGTGCTGCCGAAATCGAAAAGGACCATGGAGTCAAGGTTCAGCAAGTGCAGGACTACCGCCGCGTGCTGGATGATCCAAACATCGACGCTATCACCATCACCACCCCGAATCACTGGCACGCCCTTATGGCTATCCAGGGATGTCAGGCTGGTAAGGACATTTATTGCGAAAAACCTGTTTGCCACAACATCTGGGAAGGTCGCCGCATCATTGAAGCGCAAAAGAAATACGGCCGCATCGTACAGAGTGGTCTTCAGAATCGCTCCGACGATGGGCTTCTAGAAGCATTTCCTGCCATTATGAGTGGCGAGTTTGGTAAGATCCAAATGGCTCGCGGCCTCTGCTATAAAAACAGAAAAGGCATTGGCAAACGCTCAACCCCACTCATCCCAGGTAAAAACGTGGATTACGATTTGTGGCTTGGACCTGCTAAGGATGAACCCATTTATCGTGATAAACTTCACTATGACTGGCACTGGAGCTGGAACACCGGTAACGGTGATATCGGTAACCAAGGGCCTCATGAGTTTGACCTGATCCGTTGGGTACTCGGAGATCCAGGACACCCAAGTGAAGTGGTCAGTTTTGGCGGACGCTTTGGTTGGAAAGACGCAGGCGTAACCCCCAATATGCACATCGCTTCTTTGAAGTTCGGTGACATCCCGGTGCTCTTCGAAGTGCGCGATCTTTACATCAATCCAGACACTCCTGCGGCCTCGAATTACAAAGGTCACCGCATCGGTGTAGTCATCACTTGTGAAGGAGGCGAATTCCGCGGTGGCCGCGGTGGCGGTTCTATTTACGACGAAAACAACAAGAAGGTTAAGACCTGGAAAGGTGATGCTGGATTTGACCACTATCCGAACTTTGTGCGTGCTGTGAAATCCAGAAAACAGGATTCACTCCGTTGCCCAATCGAAACCGGATACATGTCCAGTGTGCTTCCACACATGTGTAACATTTCCTACCGCGCCGGTCAGGAAGTAGCTCCAAAGCGGGTTGAAAACTTCGTATCCAAAGACGACACATTGCAGGAAACTTACGAGCGCTTTAACAAGCACCTCGGTGACTGGAACGTCGATTTCAAATCAGAGAAATGGAACATGGGCAAGAAGCTCCGCTTCGATGCCAATAAAGAACAATTCAAAGGCAATAACGAGTTGGCCAAATCCGCCAACTCTATGATTAAAGACAACTACCGGAGCAAATTTTCTGTTCCTACAGCGGTCTAG
- a CDS encoding NAD(P)-dependent oxidoreductase, producing the protein MAQELRAGIIGLGQMGSPIAERLLEQGVSLIAYDIDPAALNKFVERGAVAADSPAEVAKQCDVLLTILPNGPHVESVAEGEQGILASGSRNLMWLEMSTINPEVTKKMSAQCEGVGIQMIDTAIGGLTVDAVAGKLLFMVGASDAVYEAAKDFLSHLGRCVHCGPVGAGVTMKLINNQLAGVNLVAAIEALLMGRKAGLRFKDMREVLSGTAADNAHLHRSVPGRIIKRDFDDGFGMTLMIKDAGLALDLAERLGVPQSLAPRVQELRQLALDKGWESMDTTIIAKVLEELADTDLAFEE; encoded by the coding sequence ATGGCACAGGAACTACGAGCAGGCATCATTGGCTTGGGGCAAATGGGAAGCCCTATAGCAGAGAGATTATTGGAGCAGGGCGTTTCTCTTATTGCCTATGATATTGATCCAGCGGCGTTAAATAAATTTGTAGAACGGGGAGCCGTTGCGGCTGATTCTCCTGCTGAGGTGGCGAAGCAATGCGATGTTCTTCTGACTATTCTACCTAATGGTCCTCATGTAGAATCTGTAGCTGAGGGTGAGCAGGGGATTCTCGCTTCGGGAAGTAGGAATCTGATGTGGCTCGAGATGAGTACAATCAATCCCGAAGTGACTAAAAAGATGTCTGCTCAATGTGAGGGCGTAGGTATCCAAATGATTGATACTGCGATTGGTGGACTTACCGTGGACGCAGTCGCAGGAAAGCTTCTGTTTATGGTTGGGGCGTCGGATGCCGTTTATGAAGCCGCTAAAGATTTCCTAAGTCACCTAGGCCGATGTGTTCATTGTGGTCCGGTGGGTGCGGGGGTAACCATGAAGTTGATTAATAATCAACTGGCAGGTGTGAATTTAGTGGCTGCGATTGAAGCCTTGCTGATGGGTAGAAAAGCAGGGCTAAGATTTAAAGACATGCGAGAAGTGCTTTCCGGGACGGCTGCCGATAACGCCCACCTGCATCGGAGTGTCCCTGGACGTATAATCAAACGAGATTTCGACGATGGATTTGGTATGACTCTGATGATTAAAGACGCGGGGCTGGCCTTGGATCTGGCTGAACGGTTAGGCGTGCCGCAATCGCTTGCGCCACGGGTCCAGGAGCTACGTCAACTTGCACTCGATAAAGGTTGGGAAAGCATGGATACGACCATTATTGCCAAAGTGCTCGAAGAATTGGCTGATACTGACTTGGCGTTCGAAGAGTAA